AACGATGACCTCCGAGGGGTCTCGAGATGGGTTCTGACTATACGTGCCTTATGCCAGCGATACCGGGCCCAGCGCCTCGCGGAATGCCTGCGCCATGACGGGATCCGCGAGCGCCATACGTGCGTTGGTGGCTGCCCATGCCGCAGGCGTCCCGGTGTCGCAGCCCTCGTCGGCATCGACCACCACGGCATACATCTCCTCCTCGTCGAGGAGGCGGACCATGGCGTCGGTCAGCTGGATCTCGCCACCTGCACCCGGCACCTGTGTGCCGAGAAGGTCCATGATCCGCGGCGAGAGCAGGTAACGACCCACGATGAAGAGGTGGGACGGCGCATCTGCCTGGGAGGGCTTCTCGACCATGCCTGACATCTTCCAGACCGCCCCCGCCTGCTCACCCGAAGCAGAGCTTCCCTCGAGGGATCCGATGCATGAGCCTGCGATGATCCCATAGCGGCTCACCTGGTCGGCGGCGACTGGTGCCACCGCGATGACGGAGGCCATCCCATGCGCACGGGACACCTCGAGCATGTCCTTGTTCATCTGCTGGTCGGGGACGAAGTAGTCGCCGAGGAGGACGAAGAAGGGCTCGTCGCCCACCTCGGACGCAGCACAGTGCACGGCATGGCCCAGGCCGAGCGGCTCGTCCTGGTACACGAACGACACCGGCAGGGCCCCTGCCTCGTGGACCTTGTCGGCCTCCGCGTCCTTGCCACGATGCCTCAGCATCGCCTCGAAATCCGGGTCTGGCGAGAAGTACTGCTCGATCTGGGGCTTCTCGCGAGAGTTGACGATCACGCACCCATCGACGCCTTCGGGCGCGAGGGCCTCCTCGACGACATATTGGATGACCGGCTTGTCAAGCACGGGCAGGAGCTCCTTGGCGCCGCACTTGGTGGCGGGCAGAAAACGAGTCCCGAGTCCCGCAGCCGGTATGATTGCCTTCATGAGAATCCCTTCACTCCCATCCGAGGACTCCGGATGCCTTGTCGGTCGTTTGGCTAGCACCTCAGAAACGATAGCGCGTGGCACCTTGCAAGCCGCGCCCTTCCATAGAAAGAGCGTCGAGGGCGCCGCCGAGCGGTCACGCTTCACCCCCCGGGCGGGGCTATCCTTCGTCGGGACCTTGGTCCGGGCCGCGTCCTGGGCCCCGGTGCGACTCGAGGGTGATCTGGGACAGGAAGGGAACGGAGCCATCGAAGGCGCCTTCCTCGGCCTGCCAGCTCCAATTCCCCTCCGCCGTGCCAGGCACGTTCATGCGTGCGGTGTCATCGAGCGCGAGCGCGTCCTGCAGCGGCATGATCACCACCGATGCCCGACTCCCCCACACCGAACAGGCCAGACGGTCTGCGAGCGTACGGGCCTCCTCCCCCGCGACCCCGTAGCGCAGCTCGCTCCACCCCAGCAACGTCGACGTGTCATGCGTGCTGGTGTAGGCGACCTTGCCCGGAGAGGGGACATAGCCCTGGAGCACGTCGGCGTCAGAGAACTCGAGCACGTCCATACCCGTGAAGCCCCCCTGCGCCACGAGGGCGCGCACGGCCGGCGTGATGGTGCCGAGGTCCTCCGCGATGACAGGCAGCCTGCCGAGCCTCTCGTAGGCGGCCTCGAACAGGGCCATGCCAGGGCCCGGGAGCCAGCGCCCCTCGCGGGCGGTCTTGCCCTCCTCGATCGCATAGTAGGAGGAGAAGCCCAGGAAATGGTCGAGCCGCACATAGTCGTAGAGGGAGAAGGCGCGGCGAAGGCGGTCGAGCCACCACGAGTAGCCGTCCGTGGCCATGACCTTCCAGTCATAGGTCGGATTGCCCCAGAGCTGACCATCGGCAGCGAACGCATCCGGTGGAGTCCCTGCCTGCTCGCTCGCGAGTCCGGCATCATCGAGCCTGAAGAGGTCGGGGTTCGCCCAGACATCCGCAGAGTCCGCACTCACATACATCGGCATGTCCCCGATGATGTGGACGCCGTGGTCATGCGCATAGGCATGCAGGTCCTGCCACTCCCGCTCGAAGCGGTACTGGCAGAAGCGCCTGAAGCGCACCTCGCGTGCGAAGCGGGGGTCGACGGCAAGCTCGCTGTCGTAGTGCCTGAGGTCGAGCGGCCATTCCTGCCAAGGCTCGTCATCGCGTGCGGCATGTATCGCCGCGAAGCAGGCATAGGGGTCGAGCCAACCTGCATTGGCCTCGCAGAAGGAGCGGTAGTCATGGTCGGTCTCGTCGAACCTGGCAAACCCGGCACGCAGGGCGGCCTCGTCCTCCTCGAGGAGGTTCACGTTGCCCGCCATGGCCGACACGCCCGCATAGGGCGAGCCGTGCTCGTCCGTCGGATTGACGGGAAGGACCTGCCAGTAGGTGAGCCCGCAACTTGCGAGCTGGTCGACGAAGTGCCGTGCCTCGGCACCCAACGTCCCATGGCCGTCGCGCCCGCCCGGCAGCGACGTCACATGGCAGAGGATGCCGGCGCCACGTTCTGGGGCCTGGGCGATGCGTTCCGCGCCATGGAAGTAGAGGACCGCTGACCCCAAGGGAGAGAGCAGCACGTGGGCGAGTCCTGCCTCGAGCGTGACCTGGGCACCACCGACAAGGTCCTCTACCTGATCGCCCTGCACGCGGACGTAGGCATCATGCTCGCACGAGGAGGACCGGTTGACGAAGACCACCAGCGACTCGCCCGAATGCTCCCCAGTCCCTCTGCGGATGAACCCGTAGACATCGTCGCCGCAGGACAGCGGCTCGAAGGTCCCATTCACCAGATAGGGGAACGTACGGCGGAGCGCCATGGCATTGCGATAGATCGTCTCGCAGTCAGCATCCTCGTGCCCCCAAGGGAAGGTCCCTCTGTTGCAGGGATCGGTGAGGCCCTCGAGCCCGGCCTCGTCCCCGTAGTACACGCAGGGGACCCCGGGCATCGTCATCTGCACGAGCGCGGCGAGCCATAGACGGCTCTTCGCAAGGCCACGCTGGCCCTCGGTGAGGCGATAGCAGGCTCGCTCCTGCTCGGTCATGCCACTTGGGTCAGGGCACCCCCCGAGCACGGAGAGAAGCCTGGTCCTGTCATGGCTCCCCAACAGGTTGAGCGCGCAGGCGAATGCCTCGGGAGGGTAGCTCTCCTGGAGCGACAGCATCCTCTCGACGACCTCGTCCGCAGGTATCTCGTTGGTGAGGAAGTCGAGCAAGGCCGTCCGGAAGGGGTAGTCCATGGCACTGTCGAGCTCATCGCCAAGCAGGTAGCGACGCGTCTTGCCATAGGCGACCTTGTTGGATGCGTCCTCCCAGACCTCACCTATGAGAAGCCCGTTCGGGCGCTCCTCGAGCACCGCCCCCTTGATGGCGGCGATGAAGTCGTCGGGAAGCTCGTCGGCGACATCGAGACGCCAGCCGCTCGCCCCCGCACGGAGCCAATGTCTGACGACGCCGTCCCTGCCAAGCATGAACCTGCGATAGCTCGGCTCCTCCTCCTCGACGTCCGGAAGGTCGGCGACGCCCCACCAGCTGCAGTAGGTCTTGCCATCGTTCTCTATCTTGTACCAGCTGCGGTAGGGAGACTCCTCACTCTGGTAGGCACCAAGACCCGGATAGTTGCCATACTTGTTGAAGTAGCGCGAGTCGCACCCCGTATGGTTGAACACACCGTCGAGAATCACATGCATGCCAAGGGACGAGGCCTCCACGCAGAGGGCACGGAAGTCCTCCTCGGTGCCCAGCAGGGGATCGATGCGCATGTAGTCGCCGGTGTCATAGCGATGGTTGCTCGCGGCCTCGAAGATGGGATTGAGGTAGATCACCGTGAAGCCCATCTCGCGCAGCCGGGAGAGCTCGCCGGTGATGCCACGGAGGGTTCCCCCGTAGAAGTCCCAGCAGGTGATATGGCCTTCGTCATCCTTCTGATAGGTAGGGGGACGATCCCAGTCCTGCACGAGGACACGGTCGGGGCCATGGCGATGGCCCTCGAGCTCCACCTTGGCGTTGGCCTTCCAGTCATCACCTCGGCGGAACCTGTCCGGGAATATCTGATAGACGATGCCATCCTCGTACCATGAGGGACGGACCGGCCGCGGGTGATAGACCGTCACCTGGAACGACGGGGGCATGTGGTCATAGACGGCACCTTCGCCGCCCGTCCTCCCCTGGGGGGCCCCGAGGTAGCGCACGATGCCGCCCGAGCACTCGATCACGAAGCAGTACCAGAGGGTCTTGGGATCGCCCGCTGGTAGGGTGCACGAGAACCTCAGATGGTCTCCCTGGGGGGCAAGCATCATGGTGACGTAGGACTCCCCCACGCCATCCTCCCATGTGCGACAGGTCACCACGGCGTCGGGGTCATCCCAGATGTCTATGGCAAGAGAAACGGCGCCGCCATCACACACGGCGCCGTAGGGGCTTCGATAATCAGTATCCCTGCTGTTATGACGAGCTCTCATAGGGTGGTTACCTCGTACCCTCCTTGGATGCGTGCTTCGGTGCCGGCTTGGCCGTTGGCTTCTTGGCGGCCTTCGCGGCCGGCTTGGCCGCAGGCTTTGCGGCGACCTTCGCGGCCGGCTTGGCCGCAGGCTTCACCGTGGACTTGGCGACCGACTTGGCTACTGGCTTTGTCGCAGACTTCGCGACCGGCTTTGCTGCGGCCTTGGTAGCAGGCTTTGCCGCGTGCTTCACAGCGGGCTTTGCAGCAGGCTTGGCGGCCGACTTCGCCGAAGGCTTGGCCACGACCTTGGTAGCGGGCTTGCTTGCCGACTTCGCTGCAGGCTTTCCTGCTGGCTTTGCCGTGTGCTTCACAGCGGGCCTAGCCGCAGGCTTCGCGGCAGGCTTCGCGGCAGGCTTCGCCGAAGGCTTAGGCGTCGTCCTTGCCGCAGGCTTGGCCGAGGTCTTGGCCACGTGCTTTGCCGCCGGCTTAGCGACGGGCTTCACAGCGGGCTTTGCCGCCGGCTTAGCGACGGGCTTCACAGCGGGCTTTGCCGCCGGCTTAGCGACGGGCTTGGCTGCGGTCTTGGCCGCAGGCTTTGCGGCAGGCTTCACGGCCGACTTTGCGGCAGGCTTTGCGGCAGGCTTCACGGCCGACTTTGCGGCAGGCTTTGCGGCAGGCTTCGAAGGGGCCACCGTGAGCGATGAAGTGGCCGCCTTGGAGCCCGTCGACGCCATGGCTGTCGGCCTTGCGGGAGGAACCTTGGCGATGGGCTGGGGCTTCACCTGGACGATGGGCTTTGGTCCAGACTTGACGACGGCCTTGGGCTCGGGGTTCTTCTCGGAAGGCTCGGCCTTGGGCTCGGGGCTCTTCGCGGCAGGCTTGGGCTCAGAAAGGTCGATCTCGGGATGAAGCCCCAGATAGACATCCTTGTACTCCTCGGCAGCCTTCTCCCACCCAAAGTCGGTGGACATACCATGGACCATGAGGTCATGCCACGCCTGGCACTCGTAACGGTAGACGCCCACGGCACCGAGTGCGCAGTCGCGGAACTCGTCCCCGTTGAAGT
This genomic stretch from Atopobiaceae bacterium harbors:
- a CDS encoding UTP--glucose-1-phosphate uridylyltransferase, with protein sequence MKAIIPAAGLGTRFLPATKCGAKELLPVLDKPVIQYVVEEALAPEGVDGCVIVNSREKPQIEQYFSPDPDFEAMLRHRGKDAEADKVHEAGALPVSFVYQDEPLGLGHAVHCAASEVGDEPFFVLLGDYFVPDQQMNKDMLEVSRAHGMASVIAVAPVAADQVSRYGIIAGSCIGSLEGSSASGEQAGAVWKMSGMVEKPSQADAPSHLFIVGRYLLSPRIMDLLGTQVPGAGGEIQLTDAMVRLLDEEEMYAVVVDADEGCDTGTPAAWAATNARMALADPVMAQAFREALGPVSLA
- a CDS encoding 4-alpha-glucanotransferase, coding for MGESYVTMMLAPQGDHLRFSCTLPAGDPKTLWYCFVIECSGGIVRYLGAPQGRTGGEGAVYDHMPPSFQVTVYHPRPVRPSWYEDGIVYQIFPDRFRRGDDWKANAKVELEGHRHGPDRVLVQDWDRPPTYQKDDEGHITCWDFYGGTLRGITGELSRLREMGFTVIYLNPIFEAASNHRYDTGDYMRIDPLLGTEEDFRALCVEASSLGMHVILDGVFNHTGCDSRYFNKYGNYPGLGAYQSEESPYRSWYKIENDGKTYCSWWGVADLPDVEEEEPSYRRFMLGRDGVVRHWLRAGASGWRLDVADELPDDFIAAIKGAVLEERPNGLLIGEVWEDASNKVAYGKTRRYLLGDELDSAMDYPFRTALLDFLTNEIPADEVVERMLSLQESYPPEAFACALNLLGSHDRTRLLSVLGGCPDPSGMTEQERACYRLTEGQRGLAKSRLWLAALVQMTMPGVPCVYYGDEAGLEGLTDPCNRGTFPWGHEDADCETIYRNAMALRRTFPYLVNGTFEPLSCGDDVYGFIRRGTGEHSGESLVVFVNRSSSCEHDAYVRVQGDQVEDLVGGAQVTLEAGLAHVLLSPLGSAVLYFHGAERIAQAPERGAGILCHVTSLPGGRDGHGTLGAEARHFVDQLASCGLTYWQVLPVNPTDEHGSPYAGVSAMAGNVNLLEEDEAALRAGFARFDETDHDYRSFCEANAGWLDPYACFAAIHAARDDEPWQEWPLDLRHYDSELAVDPRFAREVRFRRFCQYRFEREWQDLHAYAHDHGVHIIGDMPMYVSADSADVWANPDLFRLDDAGLASEQAGTPPDAFAADGQLWGNPTYDWKVMATDGYSWWLDRLRRAFSLYDYVRLDHFLGFSSYYAIEEGKTAREGRWLPGPGMALFEAAYERLGRLPVIAEDLGTITPAVRALVAQGGFTGMDVLEFSDADVLQGYVPSPGKVAYTSTHDTSTLLGWSELRYGVAGEEARTLADRLACSVWGSRASVVIMPLQDALALDDTARMNVPGTAEGNWSWQAEEGAFDGSVPFLSQITLESHRGPGRGPDQGPDEG